In Dama dama isolate Ldn47 chromosome 20, ASM3311817v1, whole genome shotgun sequence, a single window of DNA contains:
- the ETV3L gene encoding ETS translocation variant 3-like protein, which produces MHCSCLAKHLPAISAAGNAWIPGLAFPDWAYKAESSPGSRQIQLWHFILELLQKEEFRHVIAWQQGEYGEFVIKDPDEVARLWGRRKCKPQMNYDKLSRALRYYYNKRILHKTKGKRFTYKFNFSKLIVVNYPLWEIRAPPSPHLLLGAPALFQPALLPMRVQSELLHSMLFAHRAVAEQLAGQRTPQGPPEASGNKKGSSSSAHRLGSAPVSCRFGSCCHLGSPLDDPPSFAPFTPPLPFPVPSNWPRLSAPFLPPVAPEQHFPGSSTPGTLLPGPICAPAAQHFPELPLLARLAQGAEERLRLWSLRPEGLEVKPETTSAPREGFSSERQGASTGEESPAYPSLESFKAVWPLDPP; this is translated from the exons atgcactgcagctgcCTGGCCAAGCACCTCCCTGCCATCTCCGCGGCTGGCAACGCCTGGATCCCAG GCCTGGCCTTCCCCGACTGGGCCTACAAGGCCGAGTCGTCCCCGGGCTCGCGGCAGATCCAGCTGTGGCACTTCATTCTGGAGCTGCTGCAGAAGGAGGAGTTCCGCCATGTCATCGCCTGGCAGCAGGGAGAATACGGGGAATTCGTCATCAAGGACCCAGATGAAGTGGCCCGCCTCTGGGGCCGCAGGAAGTGCAAACCACAGATGAATTACGACAAGCTGAGCCGGGCCCTCAG ATATTACTACAATAAGAGGATCCTGCACAAGACCAAAGGCAAAAGGTTCACTTACAAATTCAACTTCAGCAAGCTCATCGTCGTTAACTACCCTCTATGGGAGATCCGGGCACCCCCGTCCCCCCACTTGCTGCTGGGGGCCCCTGCTCTATTTCAGCCAGCGCTGCTACCCATGCGTGTACAGAGTGAG CTCCTACACAGCATGCTGTTCGCCCATCGGGCCGTGGCGGAGCAGCTGGCAGGACAGCGGACCCCTCAAGGGCCACCAGAGGCCTCTGGGAACAAGAAGGGAAGCAGCAGCAGCGCCCACC gacTTGGCTCTGCCCCGGTCTCCTGCCGGTTTGGCTCTTGCTGCCATCTGGGGAGCCCCCTAGACGACCCGCCCAGTTTTGCCCCCTTCACCCCTCCCCTACCATTCCCTGTCCCGTCCAACTGGCCCCGCCTCTCAGCACCCTTCTTGCCCCCTGTCGCCCCAGAGCAGCACTTCCCAGGGTCCTCCACACCAGGCACCCTGCTCCCAGGACCCATCTGTGCCCCAGCAGCCCAGCATTTTCCAGAGCTTCCACTGTTGGCCAGACTGGCGCAGGGGGCTGAGGAGAGGCTCCGACTCTGGTCCCTGAGGCCCGAGGGGCTGGAGGTAAAGCCCGAGACCACGTCGGCTCCCAGGGAGGGCTTCTCCTCAGAGAGGCAGGGAGCCAGCACTGGAGAGGAAAGCCCCGCATACCCCAGTCTGGAGAGCTTCAAAGCAGTGTGGCCCCTGGACCCTCCTTAA